A DNA window from Macadamia integrifolia cultivar HAES 741 chromosome 4, SCU_Mint_v3, whole genome shotgun sequence contains the following coding sequences:
- the LOC122075448 gene encoding uncharacterized protein LOC122075448 isoform X1 produces the protein MGLLFSCWFLIEYVLSPVGDEKWIRLSFFIHRHIFILCQAFSWIGVFGGKMLAVLFFPFRIVWFLSSQVSKFLTYLRILLLSINYRAAEVVIRCEIPENSNPIQTIILRNCYPGVLPTSRKMKSVEVERNWFELKESIKEELIVHVDGDMSENESSISLQSYASQITGVDAENERDGSDVNIDEDVDMDESFSDINSPEPILAEAAQNERELGVNMYEEDMDMNKFSSSVLISESNDMEAETENEKENNQSDPFYAKYIERMKWFDLLNYERTCGISSILNKQLGTPSSFESIEPIDFSAPFLSWSKMDRRKLLRSLENDFEMVYVGQSCLCWEALHHQYRKVEALACTGLQKGVFYENVAGEFQNFQVLLERFMEYESIQGKRFWNYVQGRFSLKSLLQVPEVSGCSEGEEESREGEAMGASDVLETIEKSIMTFSNFIAQTIRNHGGNLEVICGVINQWKIQKTWSFYLNSQSYFKKRNYT, from the exons TTCGTTTGAGCTTTTTCATCCATCGTCATATCTTCATACTCTGTCAAGCTTTCTCATGGATTGGAGTATTTGGAGGAAAGATGTTGGCtgtattattttttcctttcagaATTGTTTGGTTTCTGAGTTCCCAAGTGTCTAAATTTTTAACGTATCTCAGAATACTTTTGCTTTCAATCAACTACAGGGCTGCAGAAGTGGTTATTAGGTGTGAAATTCCTGAAAATTCTAACCCAATTCAAACAATCATCTTGCGTAATTGTTATCCAGGTGTTCTACCCACTTCACGCAAGATGAAGAGTGTAGAAGTAGAGAGAAATTGGTTTGAATTGAAAGAAAGTATCAAGGAAGAATTAATTGTTCATGTGGATGGGGATATGAGTGAGAATGAGTCCTCAATTTCTCTTCAAAGCTATGCATCACAAATTACAGGAGTAGATGCTGAGAATGAAAGAGATGGATCAGATGTCAATATAGATGAAGATGTAGACATGGATGAATCTTTCTCAGATATTAATAGCCCCGAGCCAATTTTAGCAGAAGCAGCACAAAATGAAAGAGAACTAGGAGTCAACATGTATGAAGAAGATATGGACATGAACAAGTTTTCATCCAGTGTTTTGATCTCTGAATCGAATGATATGGAAGCAGAAACagagaatgaaaaagaaaacaatcaaTCAGATCCATTCTATGCTAAGTACATTGAAAGGATGAAATGGTTTGATCTACTCAATTATGAAAGAACCTGTGGAATAA GTTCAATCTTAAACAAGCAATTGGGAACTCCAAGTTCGTTTGAGAGCATAGAGCCTATAGATTTCTCTGCTCCATTTCTCTCATGGAGCAAAATGGATAGAAGAAAACTTTTAAGAAGCCTAGAAAATGATTTTGAGATGGTCTATGTGGGTCAATCATGCTTGTGTTGGGAGGCCCTGCATCATCAATACAGAAAGGTTGAGGCACTTGCATGTACTGGTCTCCAAAAGGGTGTCTTTTATGAAAATGTAGCAGGagaattccaaaattttcaagttttgttAGAGAGGTTCATGGAATATGAAAGTATACAAGGCAAAAGGTTTTGGAATTATGTGCAGGGAAGGTTCTCACTGAAAAGTCTTCTCCAAGTTCCAGAGGTTTCAG GCTGTTccgagggagaagaagaatcaagGGAAGGGGAAGCCATGGGAGCAAGTGATGTGCTAGAAACCATAGAGAAGTCCATTATgacattttcaaattttatagCACAGACAATAAGAAATCATGGTGGAAATTTAGAAGTTATCTGTGGAGTCATCAACCAGTGGAAGATCCAAAAGACTTGGAGCTTTTATTTGAACTCACAAAGCTACTTCAAAAA AAGGAATTATACCTGA
- the LOC122075448 gene encoding uncharacterized protein LOC122075448 isoform X2 has protein sequence MGLLFSCWFLIEYVLSPVGDEKWIRLSFFIHRHIFILCQAFSWIGVFGGKMLAVLFFPFRIVWFLSSQVSKFLTYLRILLLSINYRAAEVVIRCEIPENSNPIQTIILRNCYPGVLPTSRKMKSVEVERNWFELKESIKEELIVHVDGDMSENESSISLQSYASQITGVDAENERDGSDVNIDEDVDMDESFSDINSPEPILAEAAQNERELGVNMYEEDMDMNKFSSSVLISESNDMEAETENEKENNQSDPFYAKYIERMKWFDLLNYERTCGISSILNKQLGTPSSFESIEPIDFSAPFLSWSKMDRRKLLRSLENDFEMVYVGQSCLCWEALHHQYRKVEALACTGLQKGVFYENVAGEFQNFQVLLERFMEYESIQGKRFWNYVQGRFSLKSLLQVPEVSGCSEGEEESREGEAMGASDVLETIEKSIMTFSNFIAQTIRNHGGNLEVICGVINQWKIQKTWSFYLNSQSYFKKNYT, from the exons TTCGTTTGAGCTTTTTCATCCATCGTCATATCTTCATACTCTGTCAAGCTTTCTCATGGATTGGAGTATTTGGAGGAAAGATGTTGGCtgtattattttttcctttcagaATTGTTTGGTTTCTGAGTTCCCAAGTGTCTAAATTTTTAACGTATCTCAGAATACTTTTGCTTTCAATCAACTACAGGGCTGCAGAAGTGGTTATTAGGTGTGAAATTCCTGAAAATTCTAACCCAATTCAAACAATCATCTTGCGTAATTGTTATCCAGGTGTTCTACCCACTTCACGCAAGATGAAGAGTGTAGAAGTAGAGAGAAATTGGTTTGAATTGAAAGAAAGTATCAAGGAAGAATTAATTGTTCATGTGGATGGGGATATGAGTGAGAATGAGTCCTCAATTTCTCTTCAAAGCTATGCATCACAAATTACAGGAGTAGATGCTGAGAATGAAAGAGATGGATCAGATGTCAATATAGATGAAGATGTAGACATGGATGAATCTTTCTCAGATATTAATAGCCCCGAGCCAATTTTAGCAGAAGCAGCACAAAATGAAAGAGAACTAGGAGTCAACATGTATGAAGAAGATATGGACATGAACAAGTTTTCATCCAGTGTTTTGATCTCTGAATCGAATGATATGGAAGCAGAAACagagaatgaaaaagaaaacaatcaaTCAGATCCATTCTATGCTAAGTACATTGAAAGGATGAAATGGTTTGATCTACTCAATTATGAAAGAACCTGTGGAATAA GTTCAATCTTAAACAAGCAATTGGGAACTCCAAGTTCGTTTGAGAGCATAGAGCCTATAGATTTCTCTGCTCCATTTCTCTCATGGAGCAAAATGGATAGAAGAAAACTTTTAAGAAGCCTAGAAAATGATTTTGAGATGGTCTATGTGGGTCAATCATGCTTGTGTTGGGAGGCCCTGCATCATCAATACAGAAAGGTTGAGGCACTTGCATGTACTGGTCTCCAAAAGGGTGTCTTTTATGAAAATGTAGCAGGagaattccaaaattttcaagttttgttAGAGAGGTTCATGGAATATGAAAGTATACAAGGCAAAAGGTTTTGGAATTATGTGCAGGGAAGGTTCTCACTGAAAAGTCTTCTCCAAGTTCCAGAGGTTTCAG GCTGTTccgagggagaagaagaatcaagGGAAGGGGAAGCCATGGGAGCAAGTGATGTGCTAGAAACCATAGAGAAGTCCATTATgacattttcaaattttatagCACAGACAATAAGAAATCATGGTGGAAATTTAGAAGTTATCTGTGGAGTCATCAACCAGTGGAAGATCCAAAAGACTTGGAGCTTTTATTTGAACTCACAAAGCTACTTCAAAAA GAATTATACCTGA
- the LOC122076520 gene encoding granule-bound starch synthase 2, chloroplastic/amyloplastic, producing MAMENSILLHGVNYLLPRPAVPVPRGRNSLDSHRNGSRIWCLRALEKDRISGLYSKSGEVLNVYSRGQPWKKCPKAVGRNPVGEEDDGEEWEEDVLQATLEKSKKVLAMQKELLQQIAERRKLVSSIQETIINTEDNLVSHKESENSFPNLDHASGDAESTHGEYANENEFLPGSYDHATTVGISDNPPISVSGGFEAEKNPGNTLPLEKVSYDMDSSNELQEINSSTVQSYIPSFLSNFSESRDLEDEKVERITEAVLEDVISEDENAKPPPLAGVNVMNIILVSAECAPWSKTGGLGDVAGALPKALARRGHRVMVVAPRYGGYAEAQDTGVRKRYKVAGQDMEVLYFQAFIDGVDFVFIESPIFRHIENNIYGGTRVEILKRMVLFCKAAVEVPWYVPCGGVCYGDGNLVFIANDWHTALLPVYLKAYYRDNGLMTFTRSVLVIHNIAHQGRGPVDDFACVDLPGQYLDLFKLYDPVGGDHFNIFAAGLKTADRIVTVSHGYARELKTSEGGWGLHGIINENDWKLRGIVNGIDAKEWDPELDVHLTSDGYTNYSLDTLKTGKSQCKTALQKELGLPIQENVPLIGFIGRLDNQKGVDIIAEAIPWIVGQDAQLVMLGTGRPDLEQLLRQFEHQHNDKVRGWVGFSVKTAHRITAGADILLMPSRFEPCGLNQLYAMKYGTIPVVHAVGGLRDTVQQFDPYNESGFGWTFDRAESNRLIDALGNCLLTYREYKNSWEGLQSRGMVQDLSWDNAAQNYEEVLVTAKYQW from the exons ATGGCAATGGAAAATTCTATTCTTCTTCATGGTGTAAACTATCTTCTTCCTAGACCAGCTGTTCCAGTTCCTAGAGGTAGAAATTCCCTTGATTCTCACCGGAATGGTTCAAGAATCTGGTGTCTTAGGGCTCTTGAAAAAGATAGAATTTCCGGTTTGTATTCGAAATCTGGAGAAGTGCTAAATGTGTATAGTAGAGGGCAGCCTTGGAAGAAGTGTCCCAAAGCGGTGGGCAGGAACCCTGTAGGAGAAGAGGATGATGGCGAAGAATGGGAAGAAGATGTACTTCAGGCCACTCTCGAAAAAAGCAAGAAAGTTTTAGCTATGCAAAAGGAACTACTTCAACAG ATTGCAGAAAGGAGAAAACTTGTATCGTCCATACAAGAGACGATTATCAACACAGAAGACAATTTAGTTTCTCATAAAGAGTCTGAAAACTCTTTTCCTAATCTTGATCATGCTTCGGGTGATGCTGAAAGTACTCATGGAGAATATGCTAATGAAAATGAATTTCTTCCCGGCAGCTATGATCACGCAACCACTGTTGGGATTTCAGACAACCCACCAATCAGTGTTAGTGGAGGGTTTGAAGCAGAGAAGAACCCAGGGAACACTTTACCCCTTGAAAAGGTTTCCTACGACATGGATTCCTCAAATGAACTTCAAGAAATTAATTCATCGACAGTTCAGTCTTACATTCCATCTTTTCTTTCAAACTTTTCGGAATCACGTGATCTGGAAGATGAAAAGGTTGAGAGGATAACAGAAGCAGTTTTAGAGGATGTAATTTCAGAGGATGAAAATGCAAAACCCCCTCCTTTGGCTGGGGTTAACGTCATGAACATCATATTGGTATCTGCTGAATGTGCTCCTTGGTCTAAGACAG GTGGGCTCGGAGATGTTGCTGGAGCTTTACCAAAGGCTTTAGCTCGGCGTGGGCATAGGGTTATG gtcGTGGCACCACGGTACGGTGGCTATGCTGAAGCCCAAGATACAGGTGTGCGCAAGAGGTATAAAGTGGCAGGCCAG GATATGGAGGTTTTATACTTCCAAGCCTTTATTGATGGTGTGGATTTTGTCTTCATAGAAAGTCCTATTTTTCGCCATATTGAAAACAATATATATGGTGGAACACGAGTG GAGATTCTAAAGCGCATGGTTTTATTTTGCAAGGCTGCTGTTGAG GTTCCTTGGTATGTCCCGTGTGGTGGAGTCTGCTATGGAGATGGAAATTTGGTTTTCATTGCAAATGACTGGCACACTGCATTGCTTCCAGTGTATCTCAAGGCTTACTATCGTGACAATGGCCTAATGACATTTACACGTTCTGTTCTCGTGATCCACAATATAGCACACCAG GGTCGTGGTCCAGTGGATGATTTCGCTTGTGTGGATCTTCCAGGACAGTACTTGGATCTTTTCAAATTATATGACCCAGTCGGTGGTGACCACTTCAACATCTTTGCAGCCGGCCTGAAAACAGCGGATCGCATAGTTACCGTGAGCCATGGTTATGCAAGGGAGCTGAAAACTTCAGAAGGTGGTTGGGGCCTGCATGGGATCATAAATGAGAATGATTGGAAACTGAGGGGCATTGTTAACGGGATTGACGCAAAGGAGTGGGACCCAGAATTGGATGTTCACCTTACCTCTGATGGTTACACTAATTATTCATTGGATACCCTTAAGACTGGCAAATCTCAATGCAAAACGGCTCTACAGAAGGAGCTTGGTCTGCCCATTCAGGAGAATGTCCCTCTGATTGGTTTTATTGGGCGACTGGACAACCAGAAAGGTGTTGATATTATTGCTGAGGCAATTCCCTGGATTGTAGGTCAGGATGCGCAGCTGGTCATGTTGGGCACTGGCAGACCTGACCTTGAACAATTGCTCAGGCAATTTGAGCACCAACACAATGACAAGGTCAGGGGATGGGTTGGTTTCTCTGTTAAAACAGCTCATCGGATAACTGCAGGTGCAGACATCCTACTCATGCCATCAAGATTTGAACCCTGTGGATTGAACCAGCTCTATGCAATGAAATATGGGACCATACCTGTCGTCCATGCTGTTGGTGGACTCAGGGATACCGTGCAGCAATTTGATCCGTACAATGAATCAGGGTTTGGGTGGACTTTTGACAGGGCCGAATCAAATAGGTTGATAGATGCATTGGGTAACTGCTTACTCACTTACAGGGAATACAAGAACAGTTGGGAGGGTCTCCAGAGCCGTGGTATGGTGCAAGATCTCAGTTGGGACAATGCTGCTCAAAATTATGAGGAAGTCCTTGTCACTGCCAAGTATCAGTGGTGA